One window from the genome of Nicotiana tomentosiformis chromosome 5, ASM39032v3, whole genome shotgun sequence encodes:
- the LOC138893203 gene encoding uncharacterized protein, translating into MRMGNLAYIPIGERPLAEDVQTLTNQFMRLDVSESSRFLACTVTRSFLYERIRERQSDDPYLLVLKYTMWHDGAKRVAVGEDGVLRMQGRICVPHMDGLRELILEEAHRSRYSIHPGAAKMYKDLRQHYWWRRMKKDIVAYVV; encoded by the coding sequence atgcgtatgggcaaccttgcgtatattccgataGGTGAAAGGCCGCTAGCTGAAGATGTTCAGACTTTgaccaatcagttcatgaggttagatgtttcagagtccaGTCGGTTTCTAGCgtgcacagtcactcggtctttcTTGTATGAGCGCATCCGAGAGCGACAATCtgatgatccttatttgcttgtccttaagtacaCGATGTGGCACGATGGTGCGAAGCGGGTTGCTGTAGGGGAAGACGGAGTtctgaggatgcagggtcgtatttgtgtgcctcatatggatggacttcgtgaattaattcttgaagaggcccacagatcccggtattctattcatccaggtgctgccaaAATGTAtaaagatttgcggcaacattattggtggaggagaatgaagaaggatatagttgcatatgtagtttGA